A window of the Zonotrichia leucophrys gambelii isolate GWCS_2022_RI chromosome 18, RI_Zleu_2.0, whole genome shotgun sequence genome harbors these coding sequences:
- the XYLT2 gene encoding xylosyltransferase 2 — protein MLDSSSHRNLSELRGEAQLAIFQQGDTGSVEGAPQPTDNSFTPKCEITGKDALSALARASSKQCQQEIANVVCLHRAGSLMPQSVPRHCQLSGKVSPVIQWDESRLQQGPPSKPVRIAYMLVVHGRAIRQLKRLIKAVYHQQHFFYIHVDKRSNYLHREAVELARHYPNIRVTPWRMVTIWGGASLLKMYLRSMKDLLELSEWPWDFFINLSATDYPTRTNDELVMFLSKYRDKNFLKSHGRDNARFIKKQGLDRLFHECDSHMWRLGERHIPEGIVVDGGSDWFSLTRSFVEYVVYAEDQLVSQLRQFYTYTLLPAESFFHTVLENSHACETLVDNNLRVTNWNRKLGCKCQYKHIVDWCGCSPNDFKPQDFLRLQQLSRPTFFARKFESTVNQEVLEILDTHLYGSYPANTPALKAYWENVYDRVDGLSGLTDVTLTFYTAFSRLGLRKASSTPAAKADKLCRFEPRGFPSSVHLYFYDDRFQGYLVMQEVQNLATGQTESLEMWMMPQGALKLSGHGGQANRLQNLEVGTEWDPKERLFRNFGGLMGPFDEPVAMQKWSRGPNLTATVVWIDPTYVIAASYDITVDAEAEFTQYKPPLNHPLRPGVWTIRLLQFWEPLGENQFLVVPQTFNSKQPLRKDDSSWLHGGPPRNEYMDQNFQGLSGILSLPRSEAAEEDAAQKARLTGKELEDWADAAIGTFWSAANVCVSSPSACAPLETCSKTSWSSLSPDPKSELGPVKPDGRLR, from the exons ATGCTGGATTCCTCCAGCCACAGGAACCTGTCCGAGCTGCGTGGGGAGGCCCAGCTGGCCATCTTCCAGCAGGGCGACACGGGCAGCGTGGAGGGGGCTCCCCAGCCCACTGACAACAGCTTCACCCCCAAGTGCGAAATCACGGGCAAGGACGCCCTGTCGGCGCTGGCCCGGGCCAGCAGCAAACAGTGCCAACAGGAGATTGCCAACGTGGTGTGTCTGCACCGGGCTGGCAGCCTCATGCCCCAGTCCGTGCCTCGCCACTGCCAGCTCTCAG GCAAGGTCAGCCCTGTGATCCAGTGGGACGAAAgccggctgcagcaggggcCCCCCAGCAAGCCTGTGCGCATTGCCTACATGCTGGTGGTGCATGGCAGGGCCATCCGCCAGCTGAAGCGGCTCATCAAGGCCGTGTACCACCAGCAGCACTTCTTCTACATCCACGTTGACAAG CGCTCCAACTACCTCCATCGCGAGGCTGTGGAGCTGGCCCGGCACTACCCCAACATCCGAGTGACACCCTGGCGCATGGTGACCATCTGGGGAGGTGCCAGCTTGCTGAAGATGTACCTGCGGAGCATGAAGGACCTGCTGGAACTGTCTGAGTGGCCCTGGGACTTCTTCATCAACCTGAGTGCCACTGATTACCCCACAAG GACCAATGATGAACTGGTGATGTTCCTGTCCAAATACCGAGATAAGAACTTCCTGAAGTCACATGGCCGAGACAACGCCAG GTTTATCAAGAAGCAGGGCCTGGACCGCTTGTTCCACGAGTGTGACTCCCACATGTGGCGACTGGGCGAGCGCCACATCCCCGAGGGCATCGTGGTGGACGGGGGCTCTGACTGGTTCTCGCTGACACGCAGCTTTGTGGAGTATGTGGTCTATGCTGAGGACCAGCTGGTGTCCCAGCTGCGCCAGTTCTACACCTACACACTCCTGCCAGCTGAG TCCTTCTTCCACACGGTCCTGGAGAACAGCCACGCCTGTGAGACGCTGGTCGATAACAACCTCCGAGTGACCAACTGGAACCGGAAGCTGGGCTGTAAGTGCCAATATAAACACATAGTCGACTGGTGCGGGTGCTCCCCAAATGACTTCAAACCCCAGGACTTCCTTCGGCTACAG CAACTCTCCAGACCCACCTTCTTTGCCCGCAAGTTTGAGTCGACGGTGAATCAGGAGGTGCTGGAGATCCTGGACACGCACCTCTACGGCAGCTACCCCGCCAACACCCCGGCCCTCAAGGCCTACTGGGAAAACGTCTACGACCGAGTGGATGGGCTCAGCGGTCTCACTGATGTCACCCTCACCTTCTAtacagccttctccaggctggggcTCCGCAAAGCCTCTTCCACGCCGGCAGCCAAGGCTGACAAGCTCTGCAG ATTTGAGCCTCGAGGATTCCCCTCCAGTGTGCACTTATATTTCTATGACGACCGTTTCCAGGGTTACCTGGTGATGCAGGAAGTGCAAAATTTGGCAACTGGGCAGACTGAATCCTTGGAGATGTGGATGATGCCCCAAGGAGCTCTGAAGCTGTCCGGTCATGGAGGGCAGGCAAACCGCTTGCAAAACCTAGAG gtgggcacagagtGGGACCCCAAGGAAAGACTCTTTCGCAATTTTGGAGGCTTGATGGGGCCTTTTGATGAGCCGGTGGCCATGCAGAAATGGTCACGGGGCCCCAACTTGACGGCCACGGTGGTGTGGATTGACCCCACCTATGTCATTGCCGCTTCCTACGACATCACGGTGGATGCTGAGGCAGAGTTCACCCAGTACAAGCCCCCCCTCAACCATCCCCTGCGCCCTGGCGTCTGGACCATCCGCCTCCTCCAGTTCTGGGAGCCTCTGGGGGAGAACCAGTTCCTGGTGGTGCCTCAGACCTTCAACAGCAAGCAGCCTCTCAGGAAAG aTGACAGCAGCTGGCTGCATGGTGGCCCCCCCCGCAACGAGTACATGGACCAGAACTTCCAGGGCCTGAGCGGGATCCTCAGCCTGCCGCGCTCCGAGGCGGCGGAGGAGGATGCGGCGCAGAAGGCGCGGCTGACGGGCAAGGAGCTGGAGGACTGGGCGGACGCTGCCATCGGCACCTTCTGGTCTGCAGCGAACGTCTGTgtcagcagcccctctgcctgcGCTCCCCTGGAGACCTGCAGCAAAACCTCCTGGAGCTCCCTCTCCCCGGACCCCAAATCAGAACTGGGGCCTGTCAAACCTGACGGGCGGCTGAGGtag